In one window of Mytilus galloprovincialis chromosome 6, xbMytGall1.hap1.1, whole genome shotgun sequence DNA:
- the LOC143080254 gene encoding uncharacterized protein LOC143080254, giving the protein MDTKNAEDAIVDIKALKLLDYQLKLLAKLQPPSILEQDNEIMSSVTQILDKVMTNIQMVADYVCEITTKLDDVRDIIKEYDIEIAENLQEIIKEHMLTESDCLKRDSSTVEDNSRITIAKKKLKQFRNKQLLGRQDHELKELIAKTEEILLRSETEVDYCKEDIANLEEHLVSWTNTLEQIEVKKLRLMDNEKSNNNNDTNTSNGTENGIVEHVNGLHDTEGFDRQHPNWQTWPLFVYDIKGTSRFNQRICCVILATPGSLNRSDISCEAADSYHLLDNCLEFIDEQAISGLITIKANEEKSIKFEVPILVYIPVVSHNSSLIPTVKYYKGDCWAEGLAAPSINIPDVANVSFIGASIPVRDLVCLQCIAVARYRRHEVDVDEKGLTYELHDDRNIKISIPPMTFPNTSKVLSKVVSWNKVGVEIDSQLNSNLKYIKAIGSYLEVASETVTKSDIEVILYNIGWFLEKEGATILTTNQETLHRCSRWIINNMKPIMADNIQTTCEDAPKDHQVLRTRGDKNRMVLYNLINCNDTDFDSFIQQLEKTNQQHIIEVLNRVKTDIVLAQSQTSAKETNFSQDHQFYNGNLYIIMKSDDKEWKPVLHEQKPMNPKSRVITLEKGHCVYKIISFTSSEELTSRELENAANVLDELTYFTKVKIICRQNEEDLHDVIIHCTKSCEAEKRLSELDNRGYTQGPPASEEFGLIDGEEIEIRFEHNIQMTKYKLFPLKIKYFANIEPMKFSGRIEIVDINDQRGDATHHGQLVYKVTTGRYDKERKGTMHIHFPKELEANIEDFVHTGVDPVRLLAKHIAWQQTYDNSYSTRWVTYAGNLVQQDMPTYRQIIRDIDEYQSSDSERDRCEAFILRWSSHYSDPNINKIEKMLEAQSEEETRQKANQFIMLYLPPFGYFTNERIEKIAYIIARDWKIIAEKLNFSNYDISRIISSEDGLVRQAMRMLEMWRIVDAVVMTPESPLRKLCKISESLICVNALIEWLKEYEKNSNDNSSTD; this is encoded by the exons GAAGATGCTATAGTCGACATCAAAGCTTTAAAACTCCTTGATTATCAATTAAAATTGCTAGCAAAATTACAACCGCCTTCAATTCTGGAACAAGACAATGAAATAATGTCATCAGTCACTCAAATATTAGACAAAGTAATGACAAATATTCAAATGGTGGCAGATTATGTTTGTGAAATAACAACCAAACTAGATGATGTCAGGGATATCATTAAAGAATATGATATTGAGATAGCGGAGAACTTGCAAGAGATCATCAAAGAACATATGCTTACAG AGTCTGACTGCTTGAAAAGAGATTCGTCAACAGTTGAAGACAACTCAAG AATAACCATTGCCAAAAAGAAACTGAAGCAATTTAGAAATAAGCAATTACTTGGAAGACAAGACCATGAACTAAAAGAATTAATTGCTAAGACCGAGGAGATTTTATTGAGATCAGAAACAGAAGTTGATTATTGTAAAGAAGATATTGCTAATTTGGAAGAACATTTGGTGTCATGGACGAACACATTAGAACAGATAGAAGTTAAAAAATTAAGACTGATGGACAATGAAAAGTcgaataataataatgatacaaaTACATCAAATGGCACTGAAAATGGGATAGTAGAACATGTCAATGGGTTACATGACACAGAGGGTTTTGATAGACAGCACCCAAATTGGCAAACGTGGCCTCTATTTGT ATATGACATTAAAGGAACAAGTCGTTTCAATCAACGAATATGTTGTGTAATTCTAGCTACTCCCGGAAGTTTGAATAGAAGTGATATCTCATGTGAAGCAGCAGATTCCTATCATCTCTTAGACAACTGTTTGGAATTTATTGATGAGCAGGCGATATCAGGCTTGATCACTATTAAGGCAAACGAGGAAAAATCAATTAAGTTTGAG GTTCCAATCCTTGTGTATATACCGGTAGTATCTCATAATTCATCTTTAATACCAACCGTAAAGTATTACAAAGGTGACTGCTGGGCGGAAGGTCTTGCAGCGCCATCAATAAACATACCAGATGTTGCA aatGTAAGTTTTATCGGTGCTTCTATTCCTGTCAGAGACCTTGTTTGTCTACAGTGTATAGCAGTTGCAAGATACAGACGTCATGAAGTAGATGTTGACGAAAAGGGACTGACTTATGAATTGCACGACGACCGGAATATAAAGATATCTATTCCACCGATGACATTTCCTAATACAAGTAAAGTGTTATCTAAG GTTGTATCTTGGAACAAGGTTGGCGTCGAAATAGATTCACAACTGAATAGCAACTTGAAATATATCAAAGCTATCGGATCCTATCTTGAAGTAGCAAGTGAAACAGTCACGAAATCTGACATTGAAGTGATACTATATAACATCGGATGGTTTC TGGAAAAGGAAGGCGCGACCATATTAACAACAAATCAAGAAACATTACATAGATGCAGTAGGTGgataataaataatatgaaacccATAATGGCCGACAATATTCAAACAACATGTGAAGATGCACCGAAAGATCATCAG GTATTACGAACCAGGGGAGACAAGAATAGAATGGTTTTATATAATTTGATTAATTGTAATGATACCGATTTTGACAGTTTTATTCAACAACTTGAAAAAACCAACCAGCAACATATAATTGAAGTTTTAAATAGAGTAAAGACTGATATCGTCTTAGCACAATCACAAACCTCAGCAAAAGAAACTAATTTTAGCCAAG atcaTCAGTTTTATAATGGTAACCTATACATTATTATGAAATCGGACGACAAAGAATGGAAGCCTGTACTTCACGAGCAAAAGCCAATGAATCCAAAGTCTCGTGTGATTACATTAGAGAAAGGCCATTGTGTATATAa AATAATTAGCTTTACCTCATCTGAGGAGTTAACAAGTAGAGAGTTGGAAAATGCTGCTAATGTACTAGATGAGCTTACATATTttacaaaagtaaaaattatttgtcgTCAAAATGAGGAGGATCTTCATGATGTGATAATTCACTGTACAAAATCATGTGAAGCGGAAAAAAGACTATCTGAGTTAGACAATAGAGGTTATACTCAAGGGCCACCAGCAAGTGAGGAGTTTGGGTTGATTGACGGAGAAGAAATAGAAATTCGTTTTGAGCACAatatacaaatgacaaagtatAAACTCTTTCCTCTGaagataaaatattttgcaaatataGAACCAATGAAATTTTCTGGTCGAATTGAGATAGTTGATATAAACGACCAGCGAGGTGATGCAACGCATCACGGTCAACTAGTATATAAAGTAACAACTGGTAGATATGATAAAGAAAGAAAAGGAACCATGCACATACATTTTCCAAAG GAACTGGAAGCAAATATTGAAGACTTTGTGCATACAGGTGTTGATCCAG TTAGACTTTTGGCAAAGCATATCGCCTGGCAACAGACGTATGATAATTCTTATTCAACAAGATGGGTGACATATGCTGGAAACTTAGTACAACAAGACATGCCAACATACAGACAAATTATCAGAGATATAGACGAATACCAATCAAGTGATTCAGAAAGGGACAGATGTGAAGCATTTATATTACGATGGTCCTCACATTATTCCGATCCTAACATAAATAAG ATTGAAAAAATGCTGGAGGCACAGTCTGAAGAAGAGACACGACAGAAGGCTAACCAATTCATTATGTTATATCTACCACCATTTG GATATTTTACAAATGAGAGAATAGAAAAGATAGCATATATCATTGCACGGGATTGGAAAATTATTGCAGAAAAATTAAACTTCAGTAACTATGATATAAGTCGAATCATTTCGTCAGAAGATGGACTCGTACGACAAGCCATGAGAATGTTAGAAATGTGGAGAATTGTAGATGCAGTTGTCATGACACCAGAAAGTCCGCTAAGAAAGCTGTGTAAGATCTCCGAATCATTGATCTGTGTTAACGCATTAATTGAATGGTTAAAAGAGTATGAGAAGAATTCAAACGATAATAGTTCAACAGATTGA